One window from the genome of Myripristis murdjan chromosome 6, fMyrMur1.1, whole genome shotgun sequence encodes:
- the gcnt3 gene encoding beta-1,3-galactosyl-O-glycosyl-glycoprotein beta-1,6-N-acetylglucosaminyltransferase 3: MSLSFVLWQIGSERHQVRSLPDFTLPEHSSDDLPGCLAVIEGDLQGKKDKLDGLLTSKRTHLSEEFYLNLTKDCQDYIKTRGFITMPISEEEKNFPIAYSMVIHEKIGMFERLLRAVYHPQNVYCVHVDQKSSEEFKAAAQAIVSCFPNVFIASKLESVVYASWSRVQADLNCMKDLLKSPVPWRYLLNTCGTDFPIKTNAEMVQAMKLLNGRNSMESETTNDYKKGRWQYHHIVGDSVVRTDTMKSHPPISSPMFSGNAYFVVTRDFVKYVVEDQEIQKFLEWEKDTYSPDEHLWATLQRMPSVPGSMPANNKYDQSDMLAIARLVKWSYLTGDVKKGAPYPPCSGTYRRAVCVYGAGDLHWLFQQHHLIANKFDPEIDDIALRCIEAFLRFKAVNSELAMTTF, from the coding sequence ATGTCTCTTTCATTTGTACTTTGGCAAATCGGCTCTGAGAGGCATCAGGTCAGGTCATTGCCTGATTTCACATTACCAGAGCATTCCAGTGATGACCTGCCCGGCTGCCTGGCTGTCATCGAGGGAGATCTACAGGGCAAGAAAGACAAATTGGATGGACTTCTGACATCTAAGAGAACACATTTATCTGAAGAGTTCTACCTTAATCTGACAAAGGACTGTCAGGATTACATCAAAACTAGAGGATTCATCACAATGCCTATTagtgaggaggagaaaaactttCCCATTGCCTACTCCATGGTGATCCATGAGAAGATTGGGATGTTTGAGCGACTCCTGCGTGCTGTTTACCATCCTCAGAACGTctactgtgtgcatgtggaccAGAAATCCTCTGAAGAATTTAAAGCAGCTGCTCAAGCAattgtttcctgtttccctAATGTGTTTATAGCCAGTAAGTTAGAAAGTGTGGTGTATGCATCATGGTCTCGAGTGCAAGCGGATCTGAACTGCATGAAAGATCTGCTGAAATCACCTGTCCCGTGGAGATACCTACTCAACACCTGTGGAACAGATTTCCCCATCAAAACAAATGCAGAAATGGTTCAGGCAATGAAGCTCCTCAATGGAAGGAACAGTATGGAGTCTGAGACCACTAATGACTACAAGAAAGGTCGTTGGCAATATCATCACATCGTTGGCGACAGTGTTGTTAGGACGGATACTATGAAAAGTCACCCTCCCATTAGCAGCCCCATGTTTTCAGGCAATGCCTACTTTGTGGTAACGAGAGACTTTGTGAAATATGTGGTGGAGGATCAGGAGATTCAGAAGTTTCTGGAGTGGGAGAAGGACACATACAGCCCTGATGAGCATCTGTGGGCCACTCTGCAGAGGATGCCCTCTGTGCCTGGGTCAATGCCTGCTAACAACAAGTATGATCAGTCAGACATGCTCGCCATTGCTCGCCTGGTGAAGTGGAGTTATTTAACAGGAGATGTGAAAAAGGGAGCTCCATATCCTCCCTGTTCTGGCACTTACAGAAGAGCAGTTTGTGTATATGGGGCTGGTGATCTCCATTGGTTATTTCAGCAACACCACCTCATTGCAAATAAGTTTGATCCTGAAATTGATGACATTGCCTTAAGATGTATAGAGGCATTCCTACGCTTCAAAGCAGTGAACTCTGAATTAGCAATGACAACCTTTTAA